GGGTTTCATTGGCTTGCCATCCATTATCACTAGTGAACCTGCTGCTGCAACTTTTGTGATACAAATTATTTGTTTTCATGGAATTCCAAATGAGATTATGACAGGTTCTGATGCTCTTGAACATCGACTGTAAGGAACTACTCACACCACTAGCACACATTACCGCTAGCACACATCACCGTCACCAAATCGACGGACAAACTGAAGCCTTCAACAAGTATTTGAAAATGTGTAACACATCTTACCAAACTTTCACTCAAATGACTCCCTTCAAGATTCTACATGGCCGTCAACCCCCAACAATCTCTAGTTATATCCGAGATTCGACTGGCAATTCCTTAGCTAACAGTTACATGCTTGGTCGTGATGAGATACTGAAACATAATTTGAGGAATGCTCAGAAGTGAATGAAAACATTGGCTGATCAAAACCAACGAGAAGTTTCTTTTAAGGTAGAGGGCTAAGTATATGTTAAAACTCCAACCCATTCGTCAAAATTTTACAACGCCGTCACAAATTAGGCAAGAGATACTTTGGCCCCTACAAATGACTCGTATATTAATTGGCAATTTCGAACTCTGCCAAAATTCATCTTGTTTTTCATGTTCATGTTTTCATTGCTTCGCAAATGTATTGGTACCCCATACCAATAAATCACTCATCCATCTCACTTACGCTTTTTATATACTGAAAacgtaagaaaaataaaattaacttgaCCTCCAAGTAATAAAACAAAGTCGGCCAGACTGAGAGAACAAGACAAATCAGGAGGCAAATATAAGACTAGACTTTTCTGCTTAAGCTTTTTTTTTCCTTGTCAACTCTTTctcattaataaaaacaaagaaaaataaaaacagataaaaatgacaaaaagaaaagaaaaaaacttaTAAAGACTAATGAGCAGTCACATTCTGCCCGTAGCGAAATGGTTTTTAACACTGTAAAAGGTGCTTTTACCTATTCCTACATTCTAAGGAATAAGCTATAAGACCAGTCCCAATACCTGATACCAATTTATCTAACTTCTTCATAACAAACCCGAAGTACAACCCTGTTCCAAATCTACCAATCCAATTTAGCAAGCACTGGCTGCACACACCGGTTTCACGGGGCCATCTTCGTTTACAACAACTGATCCATTCTCTTCTATATGTTTAACATCTCCATTCGCCTTCGCTACCTCCGCCGTCGATGCAGCCGTTGATTTTTCCGAAGCCTCCTTTGCTATGGCTGCATTTTGTTTGTTATCAGTTACAGCATCATCATTAGGCTCCCCATTCGAAACCTGTTTGGAAAGAATTTGAAGTGGTTAATATTTAAACAGCATAGTATAAGCTATGGGGAAACATCTTCAGTAATAGTCAGCTGTACCTGTTTCTGTAAAAGCCGATGCTTAGCCTTTTTCTCTTGGATTATCTTTTGACGAGTCTCGTAGaattcaaaatcatcaagaatGCAGGTCTTACTTGAATGATCCTTAAAGATTTTGAGAAtttgaatcccttgctcaaaattAACCTACAGCAACCAACAACCAATTTATAAATTACAATGAAGGATAAAAATCACGAAAAGGAGAAACATGACactcacacatacacatatatatataaagagagaGTACCTCTTGGGTGTCTCTACTATTGGTGACAGGTTTGTTCTCATTGTTCTTAAGCGTTATGTGCCTCAATGAAGCATTTGGAACATCCTTGACGATGTGCCACTTCACAGGGAAGCAACCAGTCCACTTGTCTTGCTGCCAATACTCTACAGTTTTATTAAAATCAACCGGACCCACCATTTCTGCTAATCCAACAAATTGTCCACTGGTATTAACCTGGAAAAGGTGGTACAGACTTAGTAAGAATCAAGCAAATCATACACTCGGCAAATCAAGACAGAAGATTGTGATGTAATCATACTCACCGAAAACAGTAGAAATACAGGACAGCCATCAGGCTTCTCCTTGGCCTCCCGGAATGCAGCATCGAGTTTCTTGTTGCCATTAGATGTACTGGCCCATACGTTGTATTTGATGCTTTTGTGGACATCATCCTCACTATAGGATTTAATGACGAAAAACATACCATCTGAATAACTCTCGGGAAAATCTTCTCTATTGTACTGCTCTGTATCTGGAACAAGAGAAACAATGTCCTCATCATTGCTCTTGATCAATGGAAGGTTCTGATCTTTGACAGCTAGAGTTGCATTTCCAGAACCATCCTTATTCTTATACCCTTTTACTCTGGGTCCTTTGTTTAGCTCATTGAAACCATCAATATTCTCTTTTCCATAACCACGGAACCTAGATTTGTTGTTACCAACATTATACCACCCTAGACCTTTCTTCCGGGCATCATATCCATATGATCCAAACCCAGAACCGCCTCTAATGGCATTCCCATAATGACCATAGGTCACATTGTTAGGGTACATGTGGTTCATGTATCCATATGATTGGCCTACACCTGATGATGGTCTTGCGTTGTGCATATTCTGCATTCAGATCAATAGAACAATTAGGCCGATCAACGATGAAAGAAGCAAGAAATTATGTTACTATCAATATACTTATGCAACTTTGCATCTTTGCTCATGCAAGTAAACTAAACAATTTGAAACATACCATGACATGAGGGAAGGGATGAAGGTTCTGATTCCGCCCAGATGAGAGGTTGTTTGTATATGAAGAGAACCCACCATTTGCAGTTTGTTCAGATTGCCCATTAGGAGACATGGACATATCTAACCAAGGTATTGGCGACTGATTCCCATCATAGCTAAACCTTGGATCCTGGTAACCTTGAGATAGATTACCAGTTGGCAAGCCTCCTCCTTTATAAAAAGCATTAGGATTTAGAGAGGAACTCTTCAAGGTTGGTTTTAATGACCCTGATCCACCACTTGTTATACCATTTGAATTTCCTTTATTTGTATCAACAGATAAGGAAGATTGATCAGTTGCTCCGAAACTCGAAACATCAACTTGAGAAGCattggcttgactagtttgcagAGGTGGTTGGTAATAAGGGCTTGGATAGTAGTACTCTTGCAAGGCATGTAGCTGACCATCATGTCCCATAGCAGGAAGAGGTGGACTGGGAATAGAATACGGCGCATATGACATGTAACCATAAGTTTGCGGGTACATGTAAGAGCCATTGTCACTGTAAAAATCCTGTCAATAGAAATTAAGTACATCAAACACACACATCCATACTCATCCTAACATATAACCATTTTGGGTCCAAAAGCAAATCGATAGAATCTAATAACTTCAATAACCATTTAATCTAACTAATAACAAAGTAAAACTTTTATCAGTACAAGAACCAGATATTAGAACTACCTTCTTGACAGGCTCAGGAGCTTTTGTGGTCTTGGATTGAGAATCCAAAGACAAGTTCTCAAGTGAATCTGCAACTTCTGTAATTGTAGGAAGTAAAGGATGAACACAAAAATAGTGAATATAAAAAACTAAACTCTACAAAAGTTCATATATATCCAAAGCATATCAGTCACTTAAAGCAAGCAAAGAAGCCATAACTTCAAACTACCAATATGACATAAACCTCTCAATCAATATTTATCTTTGTAGAGATGGAAACAATCAAAGATCCAAAGGGAAAAAACACATTCAAAATCATAAGCTTCAAAAACAATCTCAGTCAGATCTGTAGAAGATGAAAATTTTGAGCTAAACCATTAAAAAAGAAGTAAACCCTACTAAAACATCACAAGACATATTTCAACAGCAAAGATCCAACTATAAAATACACTCAAATTCATGAACTTCAATAACCATCAAAATAAAATCCATAAAAAAACGAAATTTAACATAAATCAATGGGAAAAAAAGATACAAACTTCTgcataaacttaaaaaaaaaggaCCCTTTGAAGATAATTCCAGAAAAAAATATATTGATAAGTAAAAACTTCAAAACAAGAAGCAAACACTTAAGAACAAAAGAGAAAACACTAAAAACCAATCAAAAACACATTAATCTGCAAATCTACAAAAAAACAAAGCATACCCAGAGGAGTAAAGTTAGCAAGGATACGATCAGGAGTGGCCATAACCAAAGATCAAGGGTGTAGATTTAGAGAGAGAAAGTAAGAGGCAGAAAGAGAAGGTGAAGAAAAAACCCTAGTGTTGGAAAGTTTAAGAAGAGAAAAGAAGGAAGGCGTGGAGAAGGGACAGCCGCCAAAAACCCAAGAAGCCTTAAGGGGGTGGGTTTAAGAATACACACACAATGGAGACTAaaaatcttctttttttttttaattatttaaataaaacaacgAAATTATAGGGTTTCTTTAGAGAGAGAGATGGACTTGTTTTTGGCCTTTGGGTAAATCACCAAAATGGAAAAACGGTGATTCAAAATAACTCCATGGCTCCACCTCCAAATCCGGATTCCCTTGTTCCAGTGGTAAATAgagtatttttcattttattggaGTAGAATTTTGTTTGATTTTGGACTTTTTCTTTTGATCTGTGGAATTTTGGATTTGGTCTACTACTTAGTTTAGTTTCATATTGGGGCAAGGCCTTAATCTTTCTCTCaattatttttttccaatttatACGTTGTATTTGTATCGCAATAACTAAGAGGGTGTAAGTTGGTGCATTTTTTAAGTGCGCCTTTTTCTCATTTAAATCTTAATATCTAGTTAATTGAGTATTAACTTGATTATTATGAGCACTATTATTAATGTATGAGAATATGAATGGATTTAAGTACATTAAAGTATATTATTCTTCTATTTATGAGTTAGAAaagagttataattaattttaggTATTgtgtaaatatataaataatcaaAACATATAATAAGGTTATATCTAAAGAAaactatattttttattattaattgagaaaaacgTATTGGCTAAAGGTGGCCTTAAACCAttgtatttttcttcttttttaattttcCTTAACACTTTGATCAAAATTGAAAACACAGTGTTTTACTCctttattttatcaaaataaataactAGAATGATATATTCATTTATCAGTAAAATAAAATACTACAAGCTTCAACATTTCTATATTAAAGAATACTGAAAGATCAAAATTTATGAATATAATTTACTAAAAAGTATTTTTAGATAATGTTAtgcaatttatttttatttgagaaTGTAATTTTTTTGGTTCATTTAATGTCACTAAATGATTAGTAATTAAATACAAATAAAGTTGTTATGTAtgtttacataatttcttttataggAGGTAGGGATAGAGATCATCAAAtgatttaacccaaaataaatgTCAACTAACATGTGATTTAGTCAAggcttgtatttttaaaattactaGTTGATACATTAATGTGTATGTTTTAAACTTTAACCCTatttttaaattgaataaaggcatctactaatttttttataagagAAGTTAAATCGATTTGGAAGCTCATTTTTAGTCTAGGTTTAGGgggaaaatattatttatttgataTGTCTAAATATGTATCAAATATAAGTATTGTGTCACATTATCATTGCAAATAATATCAACATCTTTATCTTTATGTCTTAAATTACACTCGATCACAAGCTTTTTCTTGACCCGTGCTTGATTTTTTTTTAGATTGGGATTAGTGAAATACAAACTAATTATATTCTCCAAGAGGGATAAAAATTAGGCTAAAACCAAGTTAATCAACTTAACCAACATTATTCGGTTTAAACTTTCTTTGGATGCAAAATAATCAATGGTAAGATGAAATATTGGGAGAATATTTTTTCTCGCTACATTGATTTTGTGTTCAGAGAACCTGTTTAAGCTCATTTTTCGTTGAAGGCATTCAACCAATCCATCTTTACCCAATTTGAGAGTGTCCCTTGCCAAAAGTTAAGGTGTTGATTGTGGTTTAACATGTTACTTCAGATGTGTCTTAATTCAACAAAATTCCTTAACATATGTAGTGTTGGTTCCATAATAGCATTATAGATTCTACATTGATTGTCATTAATCGATCTTTTTTTCTTCCTAATATTTTTGTTTGTTAACCTATCATTTGAGGTAAGCCAAATGTAGGTTTGGATGCGATGAGAGATTTTTAGTTTTCATATCTTATTAGCATTGTGTGATTGGCAATGTCTTCTTTAAGGAGACTTCAATAAGTTGATTTAGTGGAGAATTTATCATTAGGAGTAAAACTTGAAATTATCTTATCAAGTTGCAAGCAATTGAAACCAATTTGGGTGGTTGAGATTTGCTTAATGATTATTTTGTGGAAGAAGATTGGGAAGTTTTTTTAAGTCCATATACCATtaca
This is a stretch of genomic DNA from Gossypium arboreum isolate Shixiya-1 chromosome 11, ASM2569848v2, whole genome shotgun sequence. It encodes these proteins:
- the LOC108473840 gene encoding YTH domain-containing protein ECT2-like isoform X1, which codes for MATPDRILANFTPLEVADSLENLSLDSQSKTTKAPEPVKKDFYSDNGSYMYPQTYGYMSYAPYSIPSPPLPAMGHDGQLHALQEYYYPSPYYQPPLQTSQANASQVDVSSFGATDQSSLSVDTNKGNSNGITSGGSGSLKPTLKSSSLNPNAFYKGGGLPTGNLSQGYQDPRFSYDGNQSPIPWLDMSMSPNGQSEQTANGGFSSYTNNLSSGRNQNLHPFPHVMNMHNARPSSGVGQSYGYMNHMYPNNVTYGHYGNAIRGGSGFGSYGYDARKKGLGWYNVGNNKSRFRGYGKENIDGFNELNKGPRVKGYKNKDGSGNATLAVKDQNLPLIKSNDEDIVSLVPDTEQYNREDFPESYSDGMFFVIKSYSEDDVHKSIKYNVWASTSNGNKKLDAAFREAKEKPDGCPVFLLFSVNTSGQFVGLAEMVGPVDFNKTVEYWQQDKWTGCFPVKWHIVKDVPNASLRHITLKNNENKPVTNSRDTQEVNFEQGIQILKIFKDHSSKTCILDDFEFYETRQKIIQEKKAKHRLLQKQVSNGEPNDDAVTDNKQNAAIAKEASEKSTAASTAEVAKANGDVKHIEENGSVVVNEDGPVKPVCAASAC
- the LOC108473840 gene encoding YTH domain-containing protein ECT2-like isoform X2; protein product: MATPDQVADSLENLSLDSQSKTTKAPEPVKKDFYSDNGSYMYPQTYGYMSYAPYSIPSPPLPAMGHDGQLHALQEYYYPSPYYQPPLQTSQANASQVDVSSFGATDQSSLSVDTNKGNSNGITSGGSGSLKPTLKSSSLNPNAFYKGGGLPTGNLSQGYQDPRFSYDGNQSPIPWLDMSMSPNGQSEQTANGGFSSYTNNLSSGRNQNLHPFPHVMNMHNARPSSGVGQSYGYMNHMYPNNVTYGHYGNAIRGGSGFGSYGYDARKKGLGWYNVGNNKSRFRGYGKENIDGFNELNKGPRVKGYKNKDGSGNATLAVKDQNLPLIKSNDEDIVSLVPDTEQYNREDFPESYSDGMFFVIKSYSEDDVHKSIKYNVWASTSNGNKKLDAAFREAKEKPDGCPVFLLFSVNTSGQFVGLAEMVGPVDFNKTVEYWQQDKWTGCFPVKWHIVKDVPNASLRHITLKNNENKPVTNSRDTQEVNFEQGIQILKIFKDHSSKTCILDDFEFYETRQKIIQEKKAKHRLLQKQVSNGEPNDDAVTDNKQNAAIAKEASEKSTAASTAEVAKANGDVKHIEENGSVVVNEDGPVKPVCAASAC